CCACATCTCTGCTACACTCTCTCTTTCAGTGaacaattttcaaataatgGTGAAACCCTTGTCTTAAGCCCCAaatatatgaagtatatatacTATAGTGTtagtaatatataatttatatttatataattattaatataagatattaaaatttaacaatctttttatcttttaatacttaataatataatttttttgctatttacaaaattaaagaatatatttatctttccgtcaattttatttcttcttttaaaatttcatttttctcacaaTTTTACTTCTATTTTCAACTCAAATCCTTTAAATTAGTCATCGATTTTTGTTACATTTCTTGATCCATACATtagaaagtaatttttttttgtgtgtgttctATTTTCTAACAGAGACAAAACTCGATGAATATGGGCTCATTCTTTTACTATTTTCactaaatttcatatttttgtatgtGTGTGTGGGGGAGGGGGGGGCGGGGGAGATCAATATTATCATGTGTACCTAAATCATATCCAGTCTCACCACTAAATCAAAAtcatgtaaattattttttcactattttatataaattttatgatagAACTTTTACaatgttttgatatattttgattGATAATGGCAAGGGTAAAAATGATGCAAGCATGTTCAAGAACATTTTTCATCAAGTCAAGTATACATATTCAAGCTATACTCTCTTTGATCACGAAGATGGAATACTTCAAGGTTGTGAAAGGTCGACAGTAATATTTACTATTTGAAATATAGTTCGAATGGGAGAACAACGTATTTTAGCGTGCATTTCActtgaaaaataatcaaattttaaaattgaccaaaaaaaaatcacttaaaactAATCAAAAACCAACAAATTTGAAAAGCTCATCTtcaaaaactaaacaaaaatcaTTCAAATGCATAATCAAACTATAGTAGAATCACAAATTACATATCAACGAAAATTTGTGTAGTAATAGGTGTTTTGCAAAAACTTACATAGAcatcataaaaatgaaatagcatatagtaaaaaaaaaaaaattacaaatcagAATATTAATTCTCACAATTCACCAATGGTAatgttacaatttttttttttacctctcCATGTCTAGTGAAAAGTTACAAACACCAACACAACATTACAAACACACTTGCACAAAAGTACAATTACAAAAGTAACAATAAGGaaatacaaattacaatattatatttattttttttggatcaaTTAATGTCTCTTGAGAGCAATAGCAGACAACACAATTAATATAAGCAAAAGCACAATTGTGATAAAAGCAGCCACAACAGCTGCACTTGTTGTTTGGCAAAAATCACCAAATTGGTTGCAAAAAGCAAGCCAATTTGCATCTTCATTACCATTGTGTGCTAAGTATACTATGGCTGCTGAAGCTCCTGCTGCTGATGTTGTCAATGTGATCATGGCCTAGAAAAACGTGCACGACATGAGGGGTAAATTTGGTGAAATTAGTAACGGAATGGGTAAATTCAACTTCATTTTAACAGCGAGGGTAAAGTCAAACAGTAAACCACATTTAAGTGATATATTTTACCCTTTTCCCTTtgaaaaatgatgtttctaCTGATACTTTGTTATTGATTTATACAGTGTCGTAAGTACGTTACTGTCAGACAAAGGTAAAAATGAAAGAGTATTTCGATATTAATATCTTACCGTGTCAAAAATAATGAGTAGTAGTCTCGGAACAACGACATAAGAGCGGGCAATGCACACTATAGAGAATGGTATGGAGAGGACTAGGTAGGCAACCACTATAGACATGGCTATCACAAAGAACCTACAAAATATGtgtaacaaattaattaatcaaacacTAGTATATTGCCTAtacatacaaataaatatttgcaCAAATAGCCATTACATTAATAAAAgtcatatttgatatttgtatcatataatactaaaaaacataaaatttaacttCGAAATTTATCGATAATTCctagttaattaatttgaagCTACATAGTTCTTAGCTAACTGAATTTCCTTATAATGTGTTATATTAATCTATAGGTAAATAAGATTAGcatgagatttttatttttcagctACGAATTTTTGTCTGTTCgctaatattttgtatttatgtaTATCGCGCTACATTAAAAGGATATTTACATATTAGATGAGGAAACGATTGTAATCATGAAAATAAGACAGGTTACTTACGTAAAAGTAGGAAGATCGTCATAACCAGCTTCGAATTGAAAGAATTGAGTGAAGAAAGGAAGAGTTTCTCCAGCAGTTGCCATGCCAACAGCAGCACCAATAGAAGTAGCAACAGATGCAATTCTCAAGATTAGATCAAAAATAGAGATTCCTTTCTTGTAATTAccaacttttttattatttgcaaCTTTAGGATCACTTGATGAAATAGCATTAGATGGTGAACCTAAAAGTGGAGCTTTTCCtaattttctttctaatttgCTACTCTCTCCCATTTCAATTTTGGTTGACTCACTTTTATCCATtttgattaaaagaaaattaatttgtgGGGGGgtgattttgttttgaaattgaTTGCTTAATGCCTATGAATATATTTTGCTTGTTTGTGATAGAGAATGATTAAGTGGAATGGACCTTATATAGTGCTAAAATGAAGTAAATTATTAGGAAAATAATTGTCATTTTTTAGGCTAATGGAGCTAGCAAGGAGGTTAGTTGTTTAATTCTTTTAAGTAATATAtctattcaattttttattttaataagatTTAACTTTATTTAGCTAAAATGAGGAAGAAGAGTGGTTGTTCAAttctattaaaagaaaaagaagggtAGTTGTGTAATTCTATTATGGTTTTGGGGGTTCGTTTGAACAACTTTCGATGAAGaactatatttttaatatatggttaaaattattgttttttttatgtaattatagTATATATTGAACTCTCTTCGACTTTTACGTatgtttacttttttattttttgaattcgTTACTAAAAATTCTGACTTCACCGCTACTATTATGAATCTCGAATTTTGATAATggaactttaaaaaataatttatagctTAAAAGGAGCAAAAGAGTGGTTGTTTAATTAGTTAGCATGGTAATTTATTAGTGGTAATTAAATCAACTTTAAATTGGAAAGCAAATATGGTGATCAATGGGGCAGATAGAACAAGAATGATTGGTGGACCAAGTTAGAAATTAATTGGaaaatcatatcatttattaCCTAATCTTATTATTATAGTCCATTGACTACCtttgtttcaattaattaaatagaaaacatatttttcaaataatgttaagaatattatttttgcaTGGATTAGTCAAGTCgagattaatttaatttattcccATGAGTTGACAAACTAAACAACGAACTTTTCCCCTAATCCATTAAGCAAATTAGTTGAAATCATTAGTCCAAACTAAAAGGTTAATAAACTAAAGGAAGTTGGATCATTGTGATGTTTGAGCTTCATTAATtccataaattaaattttttcttaacgAGACTTTTTTCATAATCGAGAAATTTCTGAAGTTGATTCATAACTAGATACTAGAGTTTGTGCATAATATCTAACGCATTATGTGTTGCATTATTATTTGAGTAAAATTCACAAAAAACTaatttcaattatgttaattaaaaaatactgTAGTTGTTATCATATAGAGCTTCGAATTCTAACATGTGAATCTCGAAGACTTCACTATAAAATTTTacttgaaattcaaatttttcatgatGTTGACTATTTTTAAAGACATGACCAACATTTGATCAATGAACGcttaattttatttctcttacCGCTAATCTGAAATCCCAAAGCTTTTAAACCAAGTGTTTAATGCATAAGATAGTCGATACAACAAGTATCGAGCTATATAAGTACCACTAGATTGAAGTCTTAGTGATTTTTAAAGTCGGAATGATTAAGATATATTGTCTCTAGATCTGAAATCAAGATTGCTTGTTTTTCAACGTCTAGATAtgcatatataattcattttttatttttttgttgacaaGGAAAATTCGTAGCCGCTAAACTTTAGGTGCACACAAGGTAAAATTATCGCTTCTATGCTATAGCTCGCAAAAATCACACATGAGAAATAACTCACACCGCACTAGACAAGCCTGCTCAACAGACTCGATCCAGAAAGCAAACTCCTTGcttttcctggcaaggttttcGAACTTGAAACCTCTAACATGGTAGCAGTGGCGGAGCCAGGATTTTTGCCAAGGGTGTTCATACTTTAGGACAAAAcagaataatgaaaaaaattaaagaagtcaCCACACTTGGGCTCGAACTCAAAATGCAGAGGTGTTTTTGTATAGCCTTAACCACTGGACTGTCAACCTTTATTGTGTCAAGGTTGTTCAACAATTAgtatatatctaaaaaaattgatatttagtatatatcgaaaaaaattaaaaaacgaAGGTTGTTCATCTGACCAACCTCGCCATGTCATAGCTCCAATCCTACATGGTAGTCTCAAGCCCAAACtttacacataaaaatatacaatttcaattaaataaatcattgaagattagaaaaataaataatttattaaaacatgaaatatttatgtGTGCAAATGACAGTAGATTTGGTTTGTCATGGGGCTGATGGTGATATTTGATGTTAGTGACTAGTAATGCAACGGAAAATAGTAGTTTTGATGATggagttggttgattttgaccGTTGGACTGTCAACCTTTATTGTGTCAAGGTTGTTCAACAATTAgtatatatctaaaaaaatcgatatttactatatatatcgataaaaatttagaaaacgAAGGTTGTTCATCTGACCAACCTTGCCACGTCATATCCCCACTCCTGCATGATAGTCTCAAACCCAAATTTTGCacataaaatatacaatttcaataaaaaaattattgaagattagaaaaataaataaatttattaaaacatgaaatatttatgtatgCAAATGACAGTAAAATTTGGTTTGCAATGGGGCTGATGGTGATATTTGATGCTAGTGATTAGTAATGCGAAGGAAAATAGTAATTGTGATGATGAAGTTGATTGATGTTAATAGTTAATAGTAATTGCCGAAGAATATATGGTGAAGATagctaatatttaatattaagaattaaCTGCATTGATAATAATGATGAATAGTGTTGAAGCTTACACTTATCACGATAATAATTAAGGGTGAAGGGAGGGAGAAGAAGCACCAGTTTGAGGTATATTTGATACGAAGAAAAACATTATCTCGAAATAATAATGTCAATTTCCATAgtgtttttcaaattattaagaATGTATTGACTTGCATGTGTCAGCTAGTAATCACATGGTGTGTATGAAAAATGTACTggtaaaaatgtataaaatgtatattGTTATGAAGTATAGAATAtaaaacggaaaagggcctaaaatacccttgaagtattgaaaatggtacaaaattaccctccatccacctattggctccaaaatgcccttttcatccacctattggctccaaaatacccttgtcatccacctttgggttcaaaattgaccacttttataattgttttaaaattaaactctttaaatattttttaaaatacttggcgttcaactattgattataattttaatttattaatataatttataaaccaacccactacccactcattactaactaaaactcactcaattaatgatccaattataatatcaaaatcgtcataaaaacaactaaaacacgatgaaattatagattcttgaaaatgacatccaaaattattcgagtccgaatcgaaaccccaattaaatttaggttgagccgcttatttaggaggacactttcttccaaaatttaattagaaatttatgattaaaggtaaacaagtaatacatcccgaattaattcatgcactttttttttaaatataattttataaatatttatggtttgttttaaaacctttaatatattattttgaaaaaaattacctatgaagtaacatcacataattgagacgtaagaataattaagatgaacatagtcagacttttaagtttatcggtgatttttatttagccacttgaatgtatgataatttacttctataatttttaaaacactcaattggcagtagcttacattaataatgtgacgggtttattaaaaggaatttaattagtaatgggcgGGTAATGGattgatatataaattatactaataagttaaattataacaaatagttgagcaccacgtattttaaaaaatatttaaatagtttaaatataaaaccgttaaataagtggtcaattttgaacaaaaaggtggatgacaagggtattttggacccaataggtgggtggaaagggtattttggagccaataggtggatggagggtaattttgtaccattttcaatactttgagggtattttaggcccttttccgaatATAAAATGAGTAAGGAAAAAGTTTAGTGATGAAATAGTATATAAAAGtgtatataatacatatataataaagtataaatatatttgactATTAAATGTCAATTGAATTTCTTTGACTAGCTCTCAAATGTTTAGGACCAGAGTCCATTTGTATACTTGGCCCAAATTAAAACAATTTGCAATCCATTTGTTTGTCTGGTATAGCTTTGAGACAGACCCTTGTATACTtgcaaaaacatagaaaaagtattaatattttttaataaataattattgatttcagtcatatatttaatttatttctatttataacaataaataacaatattataCTAAACTTTTAGTGTGTATTGAAAGTAATTATGCATGCAATATAAACGTAttataaatgttataaaaatatattatgcttgtttGGTAAGAAATTGACACAATGTACTTATAAGTATTTGATaatatgtgataaatgtattatccattaATTATAGTATAtgtgttttataaattattctCTATAAGATATGGGGTTTCACTCGCAGACCCAGCCCTGCTGCTTCCATCAGTCTCCTATCCTAAGTTTCTTTCTCTGCATGAATCAAGTTCTTTGACAGGATTCTTTTAGATTTCGATAACAAGAAAGActgtttgaatatttgaatcCAAGATGCTTAAGtcctatttttattaagattaagacAATTTCTCAAACGACAAAATCATTATGCTTAAACTAGTAGTAACTAACATGATTATGATCAAACCACAAAATCATTATGCTTAAACTtgtaattaaaatgattttaattaattatgagattttaaaaattattctcaTGTTGAACTTTAAGTCAAATAAAGTTAGCTAGTAGGTATTTGTAGGTCTACATTGCATGTTGAATGCTAATTAGAAGGATAATTCCCATAAATTTAGCGGCTCGAGACCCTACAAATCTTATAATTTCTATGTTGTTTTTTTAGTCCTAATTACACttgataaatgtgtttatataaaTCACAACACACTTTTGGAAGCCTCAATTTGACCATAACGATATTTTATCTacgttattttattttttaaaaaatatttttattattttaattttgatatactttaactaaaaaatagaaaaatatcaatttattttaaaataaaaaaaatattataatttttaaaatattctgaTTAAATTTTCTAATCATTTAGCGTTTacatacacttttttttttcaaactttcaTTTTGGTGTCAAAAAGCGTTATATACGCCTATATTCATACTATCTCTCTAACTTTCCTTTTTTAATGTTTGTCTCAATCTCAAGTTTCgattttttcactttatttgaaaatcaaacacttttttataataatttctattacaaattaaaattatttgtaaaagcTTTCACCAAACATAACTTTATCTTCAATTTCAgcttcaaaatttttaataaagtgaaaagatatttatataataatgtgTAACAACTCATATATACTAGATCTAATCTATGACATAATGTCATGATTGGCGAAATTTGGAATGTTCAAACAATTGATAGTCTCTATgatatagttttttaaaaaaatctatatatgcaatataattttatgaCGAAAAATGTTCAATCGACTATCCTTCGATCTGTGCAGCTATCATGCCTCTGCATTATGTGACTATCTATTACATTATTCCATGCAGTAAATGAGGAGGTATAAAtcatactccctccgttcgGAATTATATGTCATATTGCGCTCatcgaaagttaatttaattttttaaaagtaaattagattatattatttcgatatttaaacaaaaaaaaaatattctaaaactatataaaaagtactataaagcacaatttttttgcatattaatatgatgaaaaaatacatctaaaaatgttagtcaaagtttttataatttgaccctaaaaataaaaaccatgaCAAATAACACCGGACGAAAGGAGTATTTATTTTTTCCGATCTTTTCATATTGTGtctgatatttatattagagtCCAAATTCATATCAAAAATTTTTAGATTGAAAGATAAATCACTCCATTATAAAGACGATTTTTGTATCCAAGTACACACGAACCTGAAACCTCTTATTAAAAAGGTGGGAATACGTATTATCTTTATcactttaatattaaatatatttgatagaaATTCGAACACATAGATAaagccaaaaagaaataaaataaaataaaaaagtaaccAACTACctttaaaaagataatatatattaatttaattgctTTTCGCACCGCCACATGAATGAATACTGGTTAACCATGCCTCACGCAAATGATAacgaaaaatcaaaaatatttccACTAAATCAACGGCGAAAATTATTTCAGTCAAAACAGTTGAGATTTAAGTGGGACCCATTTCAGAAGTTCCACGTGTTCCCCATCAACTGACGGTGAGTCACCCCATTCATTTTTGTCACAACTTcacaacctttttttttttttgggttttaattATGCAAGTAAATGAGTAGTAATTAAAATtactactttattttattaattaataaaaaacttTCATATCTAACatgtttgtttatatttataagaTTAAAATTGGTATAATGTGTATTGATGAGATCTAAACCTTAAACAAAAGATGGTTTGGTACATTTTATTTATCTGATGTATATAAGTTGAGTATTATTTTATGTGCGTGAGTTTGATTCGGCataaaagaagactttttaaaatttatgtcgtttgaaaaaaatgtttctgtttcttttttagtttgattaaaaaagaatgacccctttCCTTTTATGGTAATACTTAAACTTTAACTTTACAGGTGACATGtctaagaccacaagattaaaatgTATAACTTTGATTTAGAACTACAAGATTAaaatgtcttctttttttttcttatatcattctaagtcaaactagaccatcctttttgaaacggatGGACTACATTAGCATGACTTTTAACTTGACAACTAAAATCGTTAACTTTGTATTTGCACaaataaacatttaaacttgtataaaattgaataaatagcTAGACACATTCCTTATACATGACAATTTGTGTCCTACGTAACATTCcacgtgtattgtgtcatgtaggacataTGAATctacttatataattttatacaaatttaaatgtctATTTGTGTACACTCAAAGTTGGAGGGTATAGTTGTTTGCTAAAGCTAAATTGAAGGTTAAGTTTATATGTTTTGCCAAAcgaatgataaatttttttatagttataaattatttcataaagaataaaatagatattttaaaattaaattatgacttaatataaaatatcttattatttttgGACTAacgaagaaagaaaaatataggtGAAATTAACATGCAAATGATAGGGCCAATCAACACAATGTTTAAGATTGATCGTAAAAGAGCATTCCCCCAAATACAATACGTGGATAACTAAGATATATCACATATAAAACTAGAAACTGAAAGCAATTTAGAGagatttattataaatatagaaatgacttctacacaaaattaaaaagaaaattatagaaAAGAGTAAATTATACTAAATTATAGAAAAGAGTAAATTGTACTCAATTAAGAAGTTTTGTAActattgtttcctttatatttgAGTACGtagaaaattacaaataaacttcttaaatttataaagtgctctttataaataattataagtaatactattttttacaatttattaaaaaaataatcattacaCACTCCGAGAAAAACTTGTTAACACAAGACAAATTATAGCTTAGCGCacacaaattataattaaatccTTCTTTTTCCCTCCGTTAATCTCGCTCATAAATCTTTAAAAAAGCAAATTTTAAAACCCGGTCCatcaaaagtagaaaaaaaaaccCGGTCTAATAAAACGGTCAAAATTAACCTCATCGTTTTCTCAACCAAATCCAATAGCATTCCACCACGTGTCGTAATCTTATTGGTTTAACCCTAGGAATCCAATGAACTAAACAAcaactttttctttatataaaatCAGTCTTATAATTCTCTTTTTACTCCTAACTTGTGTGagctctattttttttttcctcagTTCACAACAAAATAATGGCGCCAAAATATACCTCCATCATTTTCCTCTTCATTCTCTTTAACTCCTTTTCATATTCATTCGGAGGGGGTCATGATTATCATGACGCCCTCCGAAAAAGCATCCTGTTCTACGAAGGACAAAGATCCGGAAAATTACCGCCGGATCAACGTATCAAATGGCGTAGAGACTCCGCATTACACGACGGTGCTTCCGCCGGAGTAAGTAGTaaaataacaatcaaaatacatccttaattttttgatttataaactttttacctggatcgattttttttttcgttACAGGTTGATTTGACAGGAGGCTATTACGATGCCGGAGATAATGTGAAATTTGTTTTTCCGATGGCGTTTACAACGACATTGTTATCGTGGagtataattgattttaaaaggaATATAGGGAATGAATTAGGTAACGCAGTGAAGGCAGTGAAATGGGGAACTGATTTTCTGTTGAAAGCTACGGCGAGAGATGGAGTGATATATGTACAAGTTGGTGATGCATTTTCAGATCACAGTTGTTGGGAGAGACCAGAAGATATGGATACATTAAGAACTGTTTATAAAATTGATGCGAATAATCCCGGTTCCGATGTCGCCGGTGAAATCGCTGCTGCATTAGCTGCTGCATCCATTGTTTTCCGTTCACTGGATTCTTCCTACTCAAATCTACTACTTGATCGCGCTGTTAAAGTAAGGAAAACAGTATCTTTCATGCTTCTAAAAATTAACTTTGCTTTGTGAATAAACGAATAATAACTAACATGTTTTTGGTGcattggttttttttttctttttacatttttaaataatatatattaaaataatttagaaaatccAGGATTGGTTTGATTCACTCTGTAAAGTCTAAAAAGTAAAATGCTTTGGGCAGTGTTGTGTTAGTGTCTTTTTTTCTCTGCTAGTTGAACTGGCATTAAATAAGTTTTGTTGACTGCATTTGCttattagttatacatatattaatattgtatataaaaaaaattttttttttaatatagtctACGAAACGATCCGTTAAGTTACTGTCTAGTATGGGCATATAAAGTTTGTTTTGCATGTGAACAAGGATTTGTAGGGTGGGGTGGGTGGGTGNNNNNNNNNNNNNNNNNNNNNNNNNNNNNNNNNNNNNNNNNTGGGGGATTAACTCTAAACAAAATCTTGCTATTAGAATTATGAAGATTGATTACACATGCATTTTTATCTATATATGTGAACatttaaatttgatgaatatatttatgtatagtCACAAAAATAGGTTTGTCTAACAAATTATGTGAAGTTCTAAAATGTCACTGTCATCTAGCAGAAaaaagctaaaaataaaaaaagaatatgacCGTTGTATTAAAATCAGTCTTTTGGTTGTTTTTGTAGGTTTTCGATTTTGCCAATAGACATAGAGGTGCATACAGCTCCAGCCTACACTCTGCTGTTTGCCCTTTCTATTGTGACTTTAATGGTTACCAGGTAAACTCTCGTATAATACATAAACGTGTCCTTAATCTGATCTTAACTTATATTTATATCcttctatatatgtattttttaattttgtgtatgtataaGTAGACACTTAAGTTGAATAAGTAGATACACAAGTCTTGCGTGACATGATATATGTATGAGACCTGTGTATATCTCGCATAATAGATAAATATGTCCTTAATATAATCTTAACTTTGTATCTACACCCTCCTATATATGTATCCTTcaattttgtatatgtattaatAGTCACTTAAAGTTGAATAAGTAGACACATAGATCCTGCGTGACATGATATATGTAGGAGCTATGTGTTTATCTAGCATAACACATAACGTGTTCTTAAACTGGTCTTAGTTGATAtctatattcttcaattttgcGCAGGCGAAAGTTGACACATGTGtataaagtaaaataagtaGACACACACGTAAAGGGCACATTTGTTTATTttgcataatacataaacgtgTCCTTAAATTGGTGTTAGCTGATATCTATATCCTTCAATTTACGCGCACACAAGTCGACACTTAAAcgtgtataaaattaaaaaagtaaacaCACGACTTACATGACGTAATACATATATGACGCACGTGTCTACTTATTCCAAGTCAAAATTAGTAATGTTTGACATAAATTTTGGGTGAATGTACAGGATGAATTGCTTTGGGGTGCAGCATGGTTACATAAAGCAACAAGAAGAAGGCAATATAGAGAGTACATAGTGAAAAATGAAGTAATTTTAAGAGCAGGAGATACAATTAATGAATTTGGTTGGGACAACAAA
The nucleotide sequence above comes from Solanum pennellii chromosome 9, SPENNV200. Encoded proteins:
- the LOC107030713 gene encoding casparian strip membrane protein 1-like; protein product: MDKSESTKIEMGESSKLERKLGKAPLLGSPSNAISSSDPKVANNKKVGNYKKGISIFDLILRIASVATSIGAAVGMATAGETLPFFTQFFQFEAGYDDLPTFTFFVIAMSIVVAYLVLSIPFSIVCIARSYVVVPRLLLIIFDTAMITLTTSAAGASAAIVYLAHNGNEDANWLAFCNQFGDFCQTTSAAVVAAFITIVLLLILIVLSAIALKRH
- the LOC107031341 gene encoding endoglucanase 8-like, whose product is MAPKYTSIIFLFILFNSFSYSFGGGHDYHDALRKSILFYEGQRSGKLPPDQRIKWRRDSALHDGASAGVDLTGGYYDAGDNVKFVFPMAFTTTLLSWSIIDFKRNIGNELGNAVKAVKWGTDFLLKATARDGVIYVQVGDAFSDHSCWERPEDMDTLRTVYKIDANNPGSDVAGEIAAALAAASIVFRSLDSSYSNLLLDRAVKVFDFANRHRGAYSSSLHSAVCPFYCDFNGYQDELLWGAAWLHKATRRRQYREYIVKNEVILRAGDTINEFGWDNKHAGINVLISKEVLMGKAPDLKSFQVNADAFICSILPGISHPQVQYSPGGLIVKPGVCNMQHVTSLSFLLLTYSNYLSHANHVVPCGSMTATPALLKHIAKRQVDYILGDNPQRMSYMVGYGRHYPQRIHHRGSSVPSVATHSARIGCKEGSRYFFSPNPNPNRLIGAVVGGPNLTDSFPDARSYFQESEPTTYVNAPLVGLLAYFAAHSN